Genomic window (Buchnera aphidicola (Kaburagia rhusicola ensigallis)):
AAACAGCATTTTCATACTTAACTAACCATACGCAAGAAAGTTTAAGCAGTATTGATTTAATTAAATCATTCGGTCTAGAAGAATATCGAATAAAAAAATTTTTTAAAATTCTAAAACATTTAAGAAAAAGAAATACTAAAGTTGCAAAAATTGACGCTATGTTCGATCCAATTATACATCTATCTATTTCATTATCTAACTTACTAGCCATCGTTATAGGAGGATGGTTGTTTTGGAAAAAAATAATTAGTATAGGACAATTAACTAGTTTCATAATATATCTCGGACTAATGATTTGGCCAATGCTTGCTTTAGCATGGATGTTTAATATAGTAGAAAGAGGAAGTGTAGCATGGAAACGAATACAATCTATTCTCAATCAAAATAAATTAAAAGAAAAAAAATATGCAAAAATTCCAGCATACTTGGAAAAACTAAACATTAACATAAAAAGTTTTTACTATTACAAATGTACAACAAAGATCTTAAAAAATATTAATTTCTCACTTTATCCAGGTCAAACAATTGGAATTTGTGGACCAACTGGATCTGGAAAAAGTACTTTATTAAAACTAATTCAACAGCAATTTCCAATATCTAATGGAAAAATATCATATAATTCTATTCCAATTTCTCGTTTTAACATACGAAAATGGAGAAAAAAAATATCAGTAATAGATCAAACTACCTTTTTATTTTCAGATACTATTTATAATAATATTTTGATAGGAAAAATGCACGCATCTCAACAAGAAATAGAACAAGTCATTCATCTTGCGCATTTGCATAATGATATCATTAACTTTCCCTGTGGTTATAATACTCAAGTAGGAGAACGTGGAATGATGTTATCTGGTGGACAAAAACAACGAATTTCAATTGCCCGTGCTTTATTAGCAAAATCAGAAATATTAATATTAGATAATGCTTTATCAGCAATAGATGGTGATACAGAATCAAAAATATTAAAAAATTTTAATAGTTTTATAAAACAAAAACGTACAATAATTATTTGTACACATCGATTATCGTCTCTAATCAATGCTAATAATATTATAGTTCTAAAAAATGGAACTATAATACAAAAAGGAAAACATAATGAACTAATTCAAGAACAAAAAAAATGGTATAACACCATGTATTCATATCAGAAAAACTTAGGAATTTAAAAAATTATGATAATAAAAATAAAATTTTATGTAGTTAAAAATTTAGTACACTTTTGGCCTATATTAAAACGTTTAATACGTTATGGAATAAATTACAAAAAAAAAATGGCATTAGGATTTTCTTTTTTATTATTATCTTCTATATCTGAAGTATTGGGTCCTGTATTAATTAGTAACTTCATAAAAACTAGTTTAACTATGCATTATATATGTTATTCTATATTATTTAAAACAATAATAGCTTACCTATTTTTACAAATCATATCAGTCCTATTTAATTACTTTCAAGACATTATTTTTAATAATATATCAATAAAAATTATTGAAACATTACGATTTCACTTGATGCAATCAATATTAACATTACCCATTAATCAATTTAGAAAAGAACCCATCGGGCAGTTTATTTCATGTGTAACAAGCGATACAGAAGTGATTAAAGAACTATATGAAACTTTTGTTACCACATTGTTTCGTAGTATTATATTAATTAGTGTTACACTAATAACTATGTTTAGTTTAGAATGGAGAATGGCTAGTATAGCAATAATTATTTTTCCATTAGTATCAATAATAACATTGTTATATCAATATTATAGCAAACCAATTCTAAAAAAGACTAGAACGTATATTACAAAAGTTTATAACACTTTTCATGAAGTAATTAATGGAATTAACGTAATACAGCAATTTGGGTTAGAAAAAAAATTTAGAAAATCTATAGAAGACACTAGTAATCTACATTACCTAAATCGTATGAAAATATTAAAATTAGATGGTTTTCTGCTAAGACCCTTACTTAATTTGTTTTCA
Coding sequences:
- a CDS encoding ABC transporter transmembrane domain-containing protein: MDLFKQLGWYFLREWKQYLIALFLLICISILQLFPPKLVGLLIDSITKKEINSTQTLSWTAIILFIAIVVYMLRYMWRIFLFGAAYRLATELRIKIYDCISKENQTFYLKYKTGDLITRITSDVDKVVFAAGEGVLTLIDSLVMGLSILTTMIIYINWKLTICSLLPMPIMVIAINKIGTKIHYSFQEAQTAFSYLTNHTQESLSSIDLIKSFGLEEYRIKKFFKILKHLRKRNTKVAKIDAMFDPIIHLSISLSNLLAIVIGGWLFWKKIISIGQLTSFIIYLGLMIWPMLALAWMFNIVERGSVAWKRIQSILNQNKLKEKKYAKIPAYLEKLNINIKSFYYYKCTTKILKNINFSLYPGQTIGICGPTGSGKSTLLKLIQQQFPISNGKISYNSIPISRFNIRKWRKKISVIDQTTFLFSDTIYNNILIGKMHASQQEIEQVIHLAHLHNDIINFPCGYNTQVGERGMMLSGGQKQRISIARALLAKSEILILDNALSAIDGDTESKILKNFNSFIKQKRTIIICTHRLSSLINANNIIVLKNGTIIQKGKHNELIQEQKKWYNTMYSYQKNLGI